A stretch of Neisseria subflava DNA encodes these proteins:
- the adhE gene encoding bifunctional acetaldehyde-CoA/alcohol dehydrogenase: MNASADNVVSPAVAEVNSLVEKGLRALDEFLKLDQEQIDFIVAKASIAALDKHGVLAMHAVEETGRGVFEDKATKNLFACENVVRRLRDLKTVGVISENDVTGITEIADPVGVVCGIVPTTNPTSTTIFKSLIALKTRNPIIFSFHPSAQQCSAHAARIVRDAAIAAGAPENCIQWIEKPSMEGTSALMKHPGVATILATGGNAMVEAAYSCGKPALGVGAGNVPAYVEKTADIKQVAHDIVMSKSFDNGMVCASEQAVIADKEIYKELAEEFKSYGVYFANKKEKAMLEEFIFGVTANCASCGGAKLNSAVVGKPAAWIAEQAGFKVPEKTNIIIAECREVGPNEPLTREKLSPVLAMIKADSTEQGLQFAEEMVAFDGLGHSAAIHTADEELVKTFGSRVKALRVIWNSPSTFGGIGDVYNAFLPSLTLGCGSYGKNAVGGNVSAVNLLNIKKVGRRRNNMQWFKVPAKIYFERDSIQYLQDMKDCEKVMIVTDRSMVDLGFVDKITHQLHQRKNKVTIQLFTDVEADPSVQTVYKGTDLMRSFQPDTIIALGGGSPMDAAKAMWLFYEQPQVDFEDLVQKFMDIRKRAFRFPELGRKAKFIGIPTTSGTGSEVTPFTVISDGDKKYPIADYSLTPTISIVDPAFTMTVPAGVTADTGLDVLTHAVEAYVSVLANDFTDGLALQAIKLVFQYLERSYKHGAADPEAREHMHNASTIAGMAFANAFLGINHSMAHKIGGKYHVPHGRANAILLPHVIRYNGTRPQKTATWPKYNYYKADLKYQEIARTLGLPCATPAEGVESFAHACHELAVNVGIKMSFKEQGIDEKTFIDGRKELAMLSFEDQCTPANPRLAMVADMEEILTKAYYGE; encoded by the coding sequence ATGAACGCATCAGCCGACAACGTCGTCAGCCCAGCAGTAGCCGAGGTAAACAGCCTGGTTGAAAAGGGTTTACGGGCGTTGGATGAGTTTCTTAAGCTGGATCAGGAGCAGATTGATTTTATTGTGGCCAAAGCCTCTATCGCCGCGCTGGACAAACATGGTGTACTCGCCATGCACGCGGTGGAAGAAACGGGACGCGGTGTGTTTGAGGATAAGGCGACGAAAAACCTGTTTGCCTGCGAAAACGTCGTGCGTCGTCTGCGCGATTTGAAAACCGTGGGAGTTATCAGCGAAAACGATGTAACCGGTATTACTGAAATTGCCGATCCGGTCGGGGTCGTCTGCGGTATCGTACCGACAACCAATCCGACTTCCACCACCATTTTCAAATCCCTGATTGCGCTGAAAACCCGCAATCCGATTATTTTCTCATTCCACCCGTCCGCCCAGCAGTGTTCCGCCCATGCAGCGCGTATCGTGCGCGATGCGGCGATTGCGGCCGGTGCGCCGGAAAACTGTATCCAGTGGATTGAAAAGCCGTCTATGGAAGGCACTTCCGCGCTGATGAAGCATCCGGGCGTGGCAACGATTTTGGCGACCGGCGGCAATGCGATGGTGGAAGCCGCGTATTCTTGCGGCAAACCTGCGCTCGGTGTCGGGGCAGGCAACGTACCTGCTTATGTTGAAAAAACGGCGGACATCAAGCAGGTGGCACACGATATTGTGATGTCGAAATCTTTCGACAACGGCATGGTGTGCGCCAGCGAGCAAGCGGTGATTGCCGATAAAGAGATTTACAAAGAGTTGGCCGAAGAGTTCAAATCTTACGGCGTGTACTTTGCCAACAAAAAAGAAAAAGCCATGCTCGAAGAGTTTATCTTCGGTGTAACGGCGAATTGTGCCAGCTGTGGCGGCGCGAAACTTAATTCTGCGGTAGTGGGCAAACCGGCGGCATGGATTGCCGAGCAGGCCGGGTTTAAAGTGCCTGAAAAAACCAACATCATCATCGCCGAATGCCGCGAAGTCGGTCCGAACGAGCCGCTGACCCGCGAAAAACTTTCGCCTGTGTTGGCCATGATTAAGGCGGATTCGACCGAACAGGGTTTGCAGTTTGCCGAAGAAATGGTTGCCTTTGACGGCTTGGGACACTCCGCCGCCATCCATACCGCCGACGAAGAATTGGTCAAAACGTTCGGCTCCCGCGTCAAAGCGCTGCGCGTGATTTGGAATTCGCCTTCTACTTTTGGCGGCATCGGCGACGTGTACAACGCCTTTCTGCCTTCTCTGACCCTCGGTTGCGGCTCTTACGGTAAAAACGCCGTCGGCGGCAACGTCAGCGCAGTCAATCTGTTAAACATCAAAAAAGTAGGCCGTCGGAGAAACAACATGCAATGGTTCAAAGTGCCCGCCAAAATCTATTTTGAACGCGATTCCATCCAATATCTGCAAGACATGAAAGACTGCGAAAAAGTCATGATTGTGACCGACCGTTCGATGGTTGATCTGGGCTTTGTCGATAAAATCACCCACCAACTGCATCAACGCAAAAACAAAGTGACCATTCAGCTGTTTACCGATGTCGAAGCCGATCCGAGCGTCCAAACCGTCTATAAAGGCACGGATTTGATGCGTAGCTTCCAGCCGGACACCATTATCGCGCTGGGCGGCGGTTCGCCAATGGACGCGGCCAAAGCCATGTGGCTCTTCTACGAACAGCCGCAAGTCGATTTTGAAGACTTGGTGCAAAAATTCATGGACATCCGCAAACGCGCCTTCCGCTTCCCTGAGTTGGGCCGTAAAGCCAAATTTATCGGCATCCCCACTACATCGGGTACCGGCTCAGAAGTGACGCCGTTTACCGTCATCAGCGACGGCGACAAAAAATATCCGATTGCCGACTACTCGCTGACACCGACCATTTCGATTGTCGATCCTGCGTTTACCATGACCGTACCGGCAGGCGTAACCGCCGATACCGGTTTGGATGTACTGACCCACGCCGTAGAAGCATACGTTTCCGTACTGGCGAACGACTTTACAGACGGCCTCGCCCTGCAAGCCATCAAGCTCGTGTTCCAATACCTCGAACGCTCCTACAAACACGGTGCGGCCGATCCTGAAGCGCGCGAGCATATGCACAATGCCTCCACCATCGCAGGCATGGCGTTTGCCAATGCTTTCTTGGGCATCAACCACTCGATGGCACACAAAATCGGCGGCAAATACCACGTTCCGCACGGCCGCGCCAACGCCATCCTGCTGCCGCACGTCATCCGCTACAACGGCACGCGCCCGCAGAAAACCGCCACTTGGCCGAAGTACAACTACTACAAAGCCGACCTGAAATATCAGGAAATCGCCCGTACCTTAGGCCTGCCGTGCGCCACCCCTGCCGAAGGCGTAGAATCCTTCGCCCACGCCTGTCATGAACTGGCGGTCAACGTCGGCATCAAAATGTCGTTCAAAGAGCAGGGCATCGACGAAAAAACCTTCATCGACGGCCGCAAAGAACTGGCAATGCTGTCCTTCGAAGACCAATGCACCCCCGCCAACCCGCGCCTCGCCATGGTGGCCGATATGGAAGAAATCCTGACCAAAGCCTATTACGGCGAATAA
- the dnaJ gene encoding molecular chaperone DnaJ, protein MSNQDFYATLGVARGATDDEIKKAYRKLAMKYHPDRNHGDKVAEEKFKEVQRAYETLSDKEKRTMYDQYGHAAFEQGAGAGGFGGFGGFGGQGGFGGAQGFDFSDIFSQMFGGGGSAGGRQPDYSGADLQVGIEISLEEAAKGVKKRINIPTYEECDVCHGSGAKPGTSASTCSTCHGSGTVHVRQAIFQMQQTCPTCHGTGKEIKDPCVKCRGEGRTKTSKTVEVNIPAGIDDGQRIRLSGEGEPGQHGAPAGDLYVNVRVRQHKIFERNGLDLHCELPISFAIAALGGEVEVPTLDGKVKLHIPKETQTGRRMRVKGKGIKSLRSSSTGDLYCHILVETPVNLTDRQKELLEEFEKISSGLNLSQTPRKKSFWEKVGEKVGDLFSDN, encoded by the coding sequence ATGAGCAACCAAGATTTTTATGCAACACTCGGCGTGGCGCGCGGCGCGACCGACGACGAAATTAAAAAAGCCTACCGCAAGCTGGCGATGAAATACCATCCCGACCGCAACCACGGCGACAAAGTGGCGGAAGAAAAATTCAAAGAGGTGCAGCGGGCCTATGAAACGCTTTCCGACAAGGAAAAACGTACCATGTACGACCAATACGGCCATGCCGCGTTCGAACAGGGCGCAGGTGCGGGCGGATTCGGTGGCTTTGGCGGTTTCGGCGGCCAAGGCGGATTCGGTGGAGCGCAAGGCTTCGATTTTTCCGATATTTTCAGCCAAATGTTCGGTGGTGGCGGCAGCGCAGGCGGCCGTCAGCCGGATTACAGCGGGGCGGACTTGCAGGTCGGCATAGAGATTTCGCTTGAAGAAGCCGCTAAAGGCGTGAAAAAACGCATCAATATTCCAACTTACGAAGAATGTGATGTCTGCCACGGCTCAGGTGCCAAACCGGGCACATCTGCATCGACTTGTTCGACCTGTCACGGCTCAGGTACGGTACACGTCCGCCAAGCCATTTTCCAAATGCAGCAGACTTGTCCGACTTGTCACGGTACAGGCAAAGAAATCAAAGATCCTTGCGTCAAATGCCGTGGCGAAGGCCGCACCAAAACCAGCAAAACGGTTGAAGTCAACATTCCGGCAGGCATCGACGACGGTCAACGCATCCGCTTGAGCGGCGAGGGCGAACCGGGTCAACACGGCGCACCGGCAGGCGATTTGTATGTCAATGTCCGCGTAAGACAGCACAAAATCTTCGAACGCAACGGCTTGGACCTGCATTGCGAACTGCCAATCAGCTTTGCCATTGCCGCATTGGGCGGTGAAGTCGAAGTGCCGACTTTGGACGGCAAAGTCAAACTGCACATTCCGAAAGAAACGCAGACCGGCCGCCGTATGCGCGTGAAAGGCAAAGGCATTAAGTCCCTGCGCTCCAGCTCGACCGGCGATTTGTACTGCCACATTTTGGTTGAAACACCGGTCAACCTGACCGACCGTCAGAAAGAGTTGCTGGAAGAATTTGAAAAAATCTCCTCCGGTCTCAATCTCAGCCAAACCCCGCGCAAAAAATCGTTTTGGGAAAAAGTAGGCGAAAAAGTAGGCGATTTGTTCTCCGATAATTAA
- the leuS gene encoding leucine--tRNA ligase: MQEHYQPAAIEPAAQKKWDDARIFNVSEDASKPKYYCLSMFPYPSGKLHMGHVRNYTIGDVLSRFKLLNGFNVMQPMGWDAFGMPAENAAMKNNVAPAAWTYDNIEYMKTQLKSLGFAIDWEREVATCKPEYYRWEQWLFTKLFEKGIVYRKNGTVNWDPVDQTVLANEQVIDGRGWRSGALIEKREIPMYYFKITDYAEELLNDLDKLEHWPEQVKTMQRNWIGKSRGMTVRFAVSDDSKQGLEGDYAKFLQVYTTRPDTLMGATYVAVAAEHPLATAAAANKPELQAFIAECKAGSVAEADMATMEKKGVPTGRYVVNPLNGDKLEVWIANYVLWGYGDGAVMAVPAHDERDFEFATKYNLLKKQVIAVGDNAFDANQWQEWYGDKENGVLVNSGDLDGMNFQTAFDAIAAKLQSQDAGEPKTQYRLRDWGISRQRYWGCPIPIVHCEKCGDVPVPADQLPVVLPENVVPDGMGSPLAKMPEFYETTCPCCGGAAKRETDTMDTFMESSWYFFRYMSPQFAEGMVSTEAAKYWGSVDQYIGGIEHAILHLLYARFFTKLMRDEGLVSVDEPFERLLTQGMVVCETYYRENDKGGKDWINPADVELTFDDKGRPVSAVLKADGLPVVISGTEKMSKSKNNGVDPQELINAYGADTARLFMMFAAPPEQSLEWSDSGVEGAHRFLRRLWRTVYEYLKQGGAVKAFAGSQDGLSKELKDLRHKLHATTAKVSDDYGRRQQFNTAIAAVMELLNQYDKTDTGSEQGRAVAQEVLETAVRLLWPIVPHICETLWSKLNGAKLWEAGWPTVDEAALVKSEIEVMVQVNGKLRGKITVAADASKADLEATALANEGAVKFMEGKPAKKIIVVPGRLVNIVV; this comes from the coding sequence ATGCAAGAACATTATCAACCCGCCGCCATTGAGCCTGCGGCGCAGAAAAAATGGGACGACGCCCGTATTTTCAACGTCTCCGAAGACGCTTCCAAACCCAAATACTACTGCCTCTCCATGTTCCCCTACCCCAGCGGCAAGCTGCACATGGGGCATGTGCGCAACTACACCATCGGCGACGTATTGAGCCGCTTCAAACTCTTAAACGGCTTCAACGTCATGCAGCCTATGGGTTGGGACGCGTTCGGTATGCCTGCGGAAAATGCGGCGATGAAAAACAACGTCGCCCCTGCCGCATGGACTTACGACAACATCGAATACATGAAAACCCAGCTCAAAAGCCTGGGTTTTGCGATTGACTGGGAGCGCGAAGTCGCCACCTGCAAACCCGAATACTACCGCTGGGAACAATGGCTGTTTACCAAGCTGTTTGAAAAAGGCATCGTCTATCGCAAAAACGGCACGGTAAACTGGGACCCGGTCGACCAAACCGTCCTTGCCAACGAGCAAGTCATCGACGGGCGCGGCTGGCGTTCCGGCGCGTTGATCGAAAAACGCGAAATCCCGATGTATTACTTCAAAATCACCGATTACGCCGAAGAGCTGCTCAACGATTTGGACAAGCTGGAACACTGGCCGGAACAAGTCAAAACCATGCAGCGCAACTGGATCGGTAAATCTCGCGGTATGACCGTACGTTTCGCCGTTTCAGACGACAGCAAACAAGGCTTGGAAGGCGATTACGCGAAATTCCTGCAAGTTTATACCACCCGTCCTGACACGCTGATGGGCGCGACTTATGTTGCCGTTGCCGCCGAGCATCCGCTGGCAACCGCCGCAGCCGCCAACAAACCCGAATTGCAGGCATTTATCGCCGAATGCAAAGCCGGCTCGGTTGCCGAAGCCGATATGGCGACGATGGAGAAAAAAGGCGTGCCGACCGGCCGCTACGTCGTCAACCCGCTCAACGGCGACAAGCTGGAAGTGTGGATTGCCAACTATGTCTTATGGGGCTACGGCGACGGCGCGGTAATGGCGGTTCCGGCGCACGACGAACGCGATTTCGAGTTCGCCACCAAATACAATCTGCTGAAAAAACAAGTCATTGCCGTCGGCGACAACGCATTCGACGCAAACCAATGGCAAGAGTGGTACGGCGACAAAGAAAACGGCGTATTAGTCAACAGCGGCGACTTGGACGGCATGAATTTTCAGACGGCATTCGACGCCATTGCCGCCAAGCTGCAAAGCCAAGACGCAGGCGAACCGAAAACCCAATACCGCCTACGCGACTGGGGTATTTCGCGCCAACGCTACTGGGGCTGCCCGATTCCCATCGTCCATTGCGAAAAATGCGGCGACGTCCCCGTCCCTGCCGACCAACTGCCCGTCGTCCTGCCTGAAAACGTCGTACCCGACGGCATGGGTTCGCCTTTGGCAAAAATGCCCGAGTTTTATGAAACCACCTGCCCATGCTGCGGCGGCGCGGCAAAACGCGAAACCGACACCATGGACACCTTCATGGAATCGAGCTGGTACTTCTTCCGCTATATGTCTCCTCAATTCGCAGAAGGCATGGTATCGACTGAAGCCGCAAAATACTGGGGCTCGGTCGACCAATACATCGGCGGTATCGAACATGCCATTTTGCACCTCTTATACGCGCGCTTCTTCACCAAACTGATGCGCGACGAAGGTTTGGTCAGCGTGGACGAACCGTTTGAACGCCTGCTCACGCAAGGCATGGTTGTTTGCGAGACCTACTACCGCGAAAACGACAAAGGCGGCAAAGACTGGATCAACCCCGCCGATGTCGAGCTGACTTTTGACGACAAAGGCCGCCCCGTTTCCGCCGTCCTCAAAGCCGACGGGCTGCCCGTCGTCATCAGCGGCACGGAAAAAATGTCCAAGTCCAAAAACAACGGCGTCGATCCGCAAGAACTGATTAACGCCTACGGCGCGGACACCGCCCGCCTGTTCATGATGTTTGCCGCACCACCCGAACAGTCCCTCGAATGGAGCGACAGCGGCGTCGAAGGCGCACACCGCTTCCTGCGCCGTCTGTGGCGTACCGTTTACGAATACCTGAAACAAGGCGGCGCGGTCAAAGCGTTCGCAGGCAGCCAAGACGGTTTGTCTAAAGAACTCAAAGACCTGCGCCACAAACTGCACGCCACCACCGCCAAAGTCAGCGACGACTACGGCCGCCGCCAGCAGTTCAACACCGCCATCGCCGCCGTGATGGAACTGCTCAACCAATACGACAAAACCGACACCGGCAGCGAACAAGGCCGCGCCGTCGCCCAAGAAGTATTGGAAACCGCCGTACGCCTGTTGTGGCCCATCGTGCCGCACATCTGCGAAACCCTGTGGAGCAAATTGAACGGCGCAAAACTGTGGGAAGCAGGCTGGCCGACAGTCGATGAAGCAGCCTTGGTCAAATCCGAAATCGAAGTGATGGTTCAAGTCAACGGCAAACTGCGCGGCAAAATCACCGTTGCCGCCGACGCATCCAAAGCCGACCTCGAAGCAACCGCCCTTGCCAACGAAGGCGCAGTGAAATTCATGGAAGGCAAGCCTGCGAAGAAAATCATCGTCGTTCCCGGACGCTTGGTGAATATCGTCGTCTAA
- a CDS encoding Na+/H+ antiporter family protein — protein sequence MNAVVIAVIIMLVLSLSRVHVVLSLAVGAFVGGLVAGMPLENVTNAAGDVVQQGIIPVFNEGLKGGAQIALSYAMLGAFAMAITHSGLPQQLAGVIIRKLNGGEGNAKGEGAVKWLLLAIILCMGVMSQNVVPIHIAFIPMIIPPLLLVFNRLKLDRRLVACVITFGLVTTYMFLPYGFGAIFLNDIMLGNIRSAGMDTSGINVMHAMAIPALGMVFGLLLAFWHYRKPRIYQNNTTDTEDNRAAVQQQEPSTYRSLVAAVAIAVCFAIQLLYDGSLVLGAMLGFAVFMMLGVMNRSAASDVFGEGIKMMAMVGFIMIAAQGFAAVMNATGEIQPLVEHSMALFGGNKGMAALTMLCVGLLVTMGIGSSFSTLPIITAIYVPLCINLGFSPMATVAIVGTAGALGDAGSPASDSTLGPTMGLNADGQHDHIRDSVIPTFIHYNIPLMAAGWIAAMVL from the coding sequence ATGAATGCGGTTGTAATTGCGGTCATCATCATGCTTGTGCTGTCTTTATCGCGCGTGCATGTGGTGCTCAGCCTGGCTGTCGGCGCGTTTGTCGGCGGCTTGGTGGCCGGTATGCCTTTGGAGAATGTAACCAACGCAGCTGGAGATGTGGTGCAGCAAGGGATTATTCCTGTTTTTAACGAAGGCCTGAAAGGCGGGGCGCAAATCGCGCTGTCTTATGCCATGCTCGGCGCGTTTGCCATGGCCATCACGCATTCCGGCCTGCCGCAACAGCTCGCCGGCGTGATTATCCGCAAGCTCAACGGCGGCGAAGGTAATGCGAAAGGCGAAGGTGCGGTCAAATGGCTGCTGCTGGCGATTATTTTGTGCATGGGCGTGATGAGCCAAAACGTTGTGCCGATTCATATCGCGTTTATCCCGATGATTATTCCGCCGCTGCTGTTGGTGTTCAACCGTTTGAAGCTCGACCGCCGCTTGGTGGCTTGTGTAATTACGTTTGGCTTGGTAACGACTTATATGTTCCTGCCTTACGGTTTCGGCGCCATCTTCTTGAACGACATCATGTTGGGCAATATCCGCTCGGCAGGCATGGACACCAGCGGCATCAATGTGATGCATGCAATGGCAATTCCGGCTTTGGGCATGGTATTCGGCTTGCTGCTGGCCTTTTGGCACTACCGCAAACCGCGTATTTATCAAAACAATACCACTGACACGGAAGACAACCGTGCGGCAGTTCAACAACAAGAGCCTTCAACCTATCGCAGCTTAGTGGCAGCCGTGGCGATTGCCGTGTGTTTTGCCATTCAGCTTTTGTATGATGGTTCGCTGGTATTGGGCGCCATGTTGGGCTTTGCCGTGTTTATGATGTTGGGCGTGATGAACCGCTCCGCCGCCAGCGATGTGTTCGGCGAAGGCATCAAAATGATGGCGATGGTCGGCTTTATTATGATTGCGGCACAAGGTTTCGCCGCTGTAATGAACGCAACCGGCGAGATTCAGCCTTTGGTCGAACACAGCATGGCTTTGTTCGGCGGCAATAAAGGCATGGCCGCATTGACCATGTTGTGCGTCGGCTTGCTGGTGACCATGGGCATCGGTTCGTCTTTCTCAACTTTGCCGATTATTACCGCGATTTATGTGCCTTTGTGCATTAACTTGGGCTTCTCGCCTATGGCGACCGTCGCCATCGTCGGCACGGCCGGTGCGCTGGGCGATGCAGGCTCCCCTGCTTCCGACTCGACACTCGGCCCAACCATGGGTTTGAACGCCGACGGTCAACACGACCACATCCGCGATTCGGTTATCCCGACTTTTATCCACTACAATATCCCGCTGATGGCTGCCGGCTGGATTGCCGCGATGGTGCTGTAA
- a CDS encoding TMEM165/GDT1 family protein, producing MEAFFSSTLGVAIAEIGDKTQLLALFLAARFAHKNAIVAGIFVATLLNHLVSAALGVWLASAISPEVMKWVIGGSFIAVGLWLLLPDKDEDPDDKWLKYGAFTATVVLFFLAEIGDKTQIATVLLAAKYQSILLVVVGSIVGLMIASVPAVYLGEMLMRKIPAKAVRIAACILFCLLGILTLLGDGIVLKAV from the coding sequence ATGGAAGCTTTTTTCTCCTCGACGCTGGGCGTTGCCATTGCCGAAATCGGCGATAAGACGCAATTGCTCGCGCTCTTTTTGGCAGCACGTTTTGCCCACAAAAACGCGATTGTTGCCGGTATCTTTGTTGCAACCCTGTTGAACCATCTTGTTTCAGCCGCACTCGGTGTCTGGCTGGCATCCGCTATTTCGCCCGAAGTCATGAAATGGGTGATCGGCGGCAGCTTTATTGCGGTTGGATTATGGCTGCTGTTGCCGGACAAAGACGAAGACCCTGACGACAAGTGGCTGAAATACGGCGCATTTACGGCAACAGTCGTCCTGTTTTTCTTGGCGGAAATCGGCGATAAAACGCAAATTGCAACAGTTCTTTTGGCGGCAAAATACCAATCTATCCTGCTGGTCGTGGTCGGCAGTATTGTCGGTTTGATGATTGCTTCTGTGCCTGCCGTGTATTTGGGCGAAATGCTGATGCGTAAAATTCCGGCCAAAGCAGTGCGCATTGCCGCATGTATCTTGTTCTGCTTACTGGGTATTTTGACCCTGCTTGGCGACGGTATTGTGTTGAAGGCCGTCTGA
- a CDS encoding TIGR01621 family pseudouridine synthase, with the protein MWDIVFEHKDFVVINKPCGVSVHSESEGDVCLTASLAQQLGVERVWLVHRLDKATSGLLLFALNRDSAAALSAQFAEKTMRKTYLALGTHKPAKKQGWVKGGMARSRRGTWKLTRDEDNFAVTRFSSQSLKPGLRLFVLQPFTGKTHQLRVAMKSIGSPILGDTLYGGDEAEHLFLHAWRLVFDYRGEHFDIRVAPDKTWPSEIDLSACLGSDESE; encoded by the coding sequence ATGTGGGACATTGTTTTTGAACACAAAGACTTTGTGGTCATTAATAAGCCTTGCGGCGTATCGGTGCACAGCGAATCGGAAGGGGATGTTTGCCTGACCGCTTCGCTGGCTCAACAGCTCGGCGTTGAGCGCGTGTGGCTGGTTCACCGTTTGGACAAAGCCACCAGCGGCCTGTTGCTGTTTGCGCTCAACCGCGACAGCGCGGCGGCTTTGTCGGCGCAGTTTGCCGAGAAAACCATGCGTAAAACTTATTTGGCACTCGGTACGCACAAGCCGGCGAAAAAGCAGGGCTGGGTGAAAGGCGGTATGGCGCGTTCGCGGCGCGGTACATGGAAGCTGACGCGTGACGAGGATAATTTTGCCGTTACCCGTTTCAGCAGCCAAAGCCTGAAGCCTGGTTTGCGCCTGTTTGTGTTGCAACCGTTTACCGGCAAAACCCATCAGCTGCGCGTGGCCATGAAAAGCATAGGCAGTCCGATTTTGGGCGATACGCTGTATGGCGGCGATGAGGCGGAACATCTGTTTCTGCACGCTTGGCGTTTGGTTTTCGACTATCGCGGCGAGCATTTCGATATTCGGGTTGCGCCTGATAAAACATGGCCGTCTGAAATCGATTTGTCGGCGTGTTTGGGTTCGGATGAGTCCGAATAG
- a CDS encoding MFS transporter: MDILTRLHNLPPSRFHYKLLVLVGIGWLFDAMDTGLVSFVLPALGKDWALAPAQLGWIVSIAFVGMALGAVLSGWLADRFGRKTIFAGTMVVYSIATGLCALAPDLTVLLVCRFFVGVGLGGQLPVAVSLVSEYAPPKVRGRFIVLLESFWGLGWLSAALVSYFFIPKTGWHSAFLFGALPLFYVPLVLKFVPESVPYLLSRGKTNEAHRLVSALEIQSGITPPTEAVAAPAAPRERIRFVQLWQHPFARRTLMLWLVWFGIVFSYYGIFTWLPKLLVEQGNTVVKTFEYVLVMIVAQLPGYIAAAALVERIGRKATLAGFLAACAVCAWFFGQSATAAEVMIWGSLMSFFNLGAWGVLYTYTPELYPLRFRAFASGWAGAIGRVGGILAPMVVAAMVGNSGGFGNIFMMFALVMLLIVAVILVLGEETKGRTLEDISQ, from the coding sequence ATGGATATTCTGACGCGGCTGCACAATCTGCCGCCCTCCCGCTTCCATTACAAACTTTTGGTGTTGGTAGGCATAGGCTGGCTGTTTGATGCCATGGATACAGGCTTGGTGTCGTTTGTATTGCCGGCTTTGGGCAAAGATTGGGCGCTGGCTCCGGCGCAGTTGGGTTGGATTGTCAGCATTGCCTTTGTCGGCATGGCCTTGGGCGCGGTATTAAGCGGCTGGCTGGCGGACAGGTTCGGACGGAAAACCATTTTTGCCGGCACGATGGTGGTGTACAGCATTGCCACAGGTTTGTGCGCGCTTGCGCCTGATTTGACGGTTTTGCTGGTGTGCCGTTTTTTTGTCGGCGTCGGTTTGGGCGGCCAATTGCCCGTCGCCGTGTCGCTGGTCAGCGAATATGCGCCGCCGAAAGTACGCGGCCGTTTTATTGTATTGCTGGAAAGCTTTTGGGGCTTGGGCTGGCTCTCGGCCGCGCTGGTGTCTTATTTCTTTATTCCGAAAACTGGCTGGCACAGCGCGTTTTTATTCGGCGCCTTGCCCCTGTTTTATGTGCCGTTGGTGTTGAAATTCGTTCCCGAATCCGTGCCTTACCTGCTTTCTCGCGGCAAAACCAACGAAGCGCACCGTTTGGTATCCGCACTGGAAATTCAATCGGGCATAACGCCGCCGACAGAAGCCGTTGCCGCCCCGGCCGCACCGCGCGAACGCATCCGCTTCGTCCAACTGTGGCAACATCCGTTTGCACGGCGTACGCTGATGCTGTGGCTGGTTTGGTTCGGCATCGTGTTTTCGTATTACGGCATTTTTACTTGGTTGCCCAAACTGCTGGTCGAGCAGGGCAATACCGTGGTCAAAACCTTTGAATATGTGCTGGTGATGATTGTGGCGCAACTGCCCGGCTATATTGCCGCCGCGGCTTTGGTGGAAAGAATCGGCCGCAAAGCAACGCTGGCAGGCTTTTTGGCCGCTTGCGCCGTGTGCGCATGGTTTTTCGGGCAGAGTGCAACTGCGGCCGAAGTCATGATCTGGGGCAGCCTGATGTCCTTCTTCAACTTGGGCGCATGGGGCGTTTTGTACACCTACACCCCAGAGCTCTACCCCTTGCGCTTCCGTGCCTTCGCATCCGGCTGGGCAGGCGCTATCGGCCGCGTCGGCGGCATACTCGCGCCCATGGTAGTGGCGGCGATGGTGGGCAACAGCGGCGGCTTCGGTAATATCTTTATGATGTTTGCGCTGGTTATGCTGCTGATTGTGGCGGTAATCTTGGTATTGGGTGAAGAAACCAAAGGCCGTACGCTGGAAGACATCAGCCAATAA